The uncultured Cohaesibacter sp. genome window below encodes:
- a CDS encoding dinitrogenase iron-molybdenum cofactor biosynthesis protein, with amino-acid sequence MNAPLSRELALRIGLAANDLPGIDAGTLISILGAAVGLPMSEEKFANLGMKTFRQAGGEAFIKLPVDALKAALRILKGDGVAESESVEVLPVDAYADGDMPGSIRIACASNSAEELDGHFGSCRRFLVYQVSATEARLIDVRSASEPDDVEDKNKWRAALIADCDVLHVISIGGPGAAKVVRAGIHPIKLPAGRQARDIVADLQKVLAGSPPPWLARVMGQEAKTLTPFLEEIEE; translated from the coding sequence ATGAATGCTCCTCTGTCGCGCGAGCTGGCCTTGCGCATTGGCCTTGCGGCGAACGACTTGCCCGGAATCGATGCCGGGACACTGATTTCCATTCTCGGAGCTGCTGTCGGCTTGCCGATGAGCGAGGAGAAATTTGCCAATCTCGGCATGAAAACCTTTCGGCAGGCTGGAGGGGAAGCCTTCATCAAACTGCCGGTCGACGCGCTGAAGGCGGCATTGCGCATCCTCAAGGGCGATGGTGTCGCTGAAAGCGAGAGTGTTGAAGTGCTGCCGGTCGATGCCTATGCCGATGGTGACATGCCCGGTTCCATCCGCATCGCCTGTGCCTCCAATTCCGCCGAGGAGCTGGACGGACATTTCGGCTCCTGCCGACGTTTTCTCGTCTATCAGGTATCAGCAACCGAAGCACGGCTCATCGATGTCCGTTCGGCCAGTGAACCCGATGACGTGGAAGACAAGAACAAGTGGCGCGCCGCACTGATCGCCGATTGTGATGTGTTGCACGTGATCTCCATCGGCGGACCTGGCGCCGCCAAGGTCGTGCGTGCCGGTATCCATCCCATCAAGCTGCCTGCGGGGCGACAGGCTCGCGACATCGTTGCCGATCTGCAAAAAGTGTTGGCAGGCTCGCCGCCGCCATGGCTGGCGCGCGTGATGGGACAGGAAGCGAAAACATTGACGCCCTTTCTTGAGGAAATCGAAGAATGA